One part of the Glycine max cultivar Williams 82 chromosome 14, Glycine_max_v4.0, whole genome shotgun sequence genome encodes these proteins:
- the LOC100813135 gene encoding far upstream element-binding protein 1, with protein MADESQYSANPDSIPTPPSLKRKYNDDRPTGFSDGPDSVAPPPPSYNSVPPPSSAASDFELAKQRAQEVAARLLSGAPPLDPTKRPKHDNNGSSFDSIDVNPYSVPSISPSAVSYSHQVGGASKKIDIPNGRVGVIIGKGGETIKYLQLQSGAKIQVTRDMDADPNSATRTVELMGSPDAIATAEKLINEVLAEAETGGSGIIARRVAGQAGSDEYVSKIPNNKVGLVIGKGGETIKNMQASTGARIQVIPLHLPPGDTSTERTLKIEGTPEQIESAKQMVNQVISGENRHRNPAMSGGYSQQGYQARPPTSWGPPAAPMQQSGYGYVQPGAYSGPPQYNMPQQQYAGYPPQSSGGYSATNWDQSTAPQQQSTHAGYDYYSQQQQQNPAPSSDGTAYNYSQPPSSGYNQPGQGYAQDGYGGYHAPPQLGYGQPPSYDQQQGYSSAPSYGSNPAQEGHTANYGSQGDSTQAPPAQPPSQGYGTSQQPSPNAANYPPQAQPGYGVPPTSQPAAYGSQPPAQSGYGSGYGPPQTQKPSGTPPVYGQSQSPNTAGGYGQSGHLQSGYPPSQPPPSGGYAQPESGSQKAPPSGYGGAVQPGYGPPSYGGVPAGGQPGYGQAPPSYSNSSYGAGGYAQPPVYSSDGNAGGTTRGTYDGAPAQAVQQASVAKTSPQS; from the exons ATGGCTGACGAATCTCAATATTCGGCGAACCCCGACAGCATCCCCACCCCACCCTCCCTCAAGCGGAAGTACAACGACGACCGCCCCACCGGTTTCTCCGACGGCCCCGACTCGGTGGCGCCGCCACCCCCCTCCTACAACAGCGTCCCTCCCCCCTCCTCCGCCGCCTCCGACTTCGAGCTCGCCAAACAGCGCGCCCAAGAAGTCGCTGCTCGCCTCCTCAGCGGCGCCCCTCCCCTCGACCCCACCAAACGCCCCAAGCACGACAACAACGGCTCTTCCTTCGACTCCATCG ATGTGAATCCGTATTCGGTACCGTCGATTTCGCCGTCAGCGGTGTCGTACTCGCACCAGGTCGGCGGTGCGAGCAAGAAGATTGATATCCCCAATGGGAGGGTTGGTGTTATCATTGGAAAAGGTGGTGAGACCATCAAGTACCTTCAGCTGCAGTCTGGTGCCAAAATTCAAGTTACTCGTGATATGGATGCTGATCCGAATTCGGCTACTAGGACTGTTGAGCTTATGGGTTCTCCTGATGCTATTGCCACTGCTGAGAAGCTTATCAACGAAGTTCTTGCCGAG GCTGAAACTGGAGGTTCTGGCATTATTGCTCGACGAGTGGCTGGACAAGCTGGGTCTGATGAGTATGTGTCAAAGATCCCTAATAACAAG GTTGGTCTTGTAATTGGTAAAGGAGGAGAAACAATAAAGAACATGCAAGCTTCAACTGGAGCAAGAATTCAG GTGATTCCTCTTCATCTTCCACCAGGTGACACATCTACTGAAAGAACATTAAAAATTGAAGGGACCCCTGAACAAATTGAGTCTGCAAAACAAATGGTTAACCAAGTCATAAGTGGCGAG AATCGTCATAGAAATCCAGCAATGTCTGGTGGTTATTCTCAGCAAGGTTACCAAGCTCGGCCACCCACTAGCTGGGGTCCCCCTGCTGCTCCTATGCAACAATCTGGTTATGGCTATGTGCAGCCAGGAGCATACTCTGGTCCACCCCAGTATAACATGCCTCAGCAACAATATGCAGGCTATCCTCCCCAGTCATCTGGTGGATATTCTGCCACCAACTGGGATCAGTCCACTGCCCCACAGCAGCAGTCAACCCATGCAGGGTATGATTACTATAGTCAACAGCAGCAGCAAAATCCTGCACCTTCATCTGATGGGACTGCTTACAATTACAGCCAGCCACCTTCCTCTGGTTATAACCAACCGGGACAGGGCTATGCTCAGGATGGCTATGGTGGATATCATGCGCCACCACAATTAGGGTATGGTCAGCCACCATCATATGATCAGCAGCAAGGTTATAGCTCAGCCCCCAGCTATGGTAGCAACCCAGCTCAAGAGGGCCACACTGCCAACTATGGATCCCAGGGGGATTCAACCCAAGCTCCACCTGCCCAGCCTCCAAGTCAAGGTTATGGTACAAGCCAACAACCTAGCCCAAATGCTGCCAACTATCCACCACAAGCTCAGCCAGGTTATGGCGTGCCCCCAACCTCCCAACCAGCAGCTTATGGTAGTCAACCTCCAGCACAATCTGGTTATGGATCTGGCTATGGACCCCCTCAGACCCAAAAGCCTAGTGGCACGCCGCCTGTGTATGGACAATCCCAATCACCTAACACAGCAGGAGGCTATGGTCAATCTGGTCATTTGCAATCTGGATATCCCCCTTCTCAGCCCCCACCTTCTGGAGGATATGCCCAACCAGAGTCAGGTTCTCAAAAAGCTCCACCATCTGGTTACGGTGGTGCAGTGCAGCCGGGGTATGGTCCACCATCATATGGTGGTGTCCCAGCAGGTGGTCAACCAGGTTATGGCCAGGCTCCTCCATCGTATAGCAACAGTTCTTATGGTGCTGGTGGTTATGCTCAGCCTCCAGTATATTCCAGCGATGGTAATGCAGGTGGGACTACTCGCGGAACCTATGATGGAGCACCTGCCCAGGCTGTTCAACAGGCTAGTGTTGCTAAAACGTCACCTCAGAGTTGA
- the LOC100306429 gene encoding metallothionein-like protein 1, whose amino-acid sequence MSSCGCGSSCNCGSNCGCNKYSFDLSYVEKTTTETLVLGVGSVKAQLEGAEMGVAAENGGCNCGSSCTCDPCNCK is encoded by the exons ATGTCTAGCTGTGGGTGTGGAAGTAGCTGCAACTGTGGCAGCAACTGCGG TTGCAACAAGTACTCTTTTGACTTGAGCTATGTTGAGAAGACAACCACAGAGACTCTTGTTTTGGGTGTTGGGTCTGTGAAGGCCCAATTGGAGGGTGCTGAAATGGGTGTTGCAGCTGAGAACGGTGGCTGCAACTGTGGATCAAGCTGCACCTGCGACCCATGCAACTGCAAGTGA
- the LOC100776596 gene encoding LOW QUALITY PROTEIN: NADH-quinone oxidoreductase subunit B 1 (The sequence of the model RefSeq protein was modified relative to this genomic sequence to represent the inferred CDS: substituted 1 base at 1 genomic stop codon): protein MALVTRTRPTWCLPRRLLFASLRSNSTGATAPPSYCAPPSMIANSSPVGHSKPVEFVISKVDSLLNWAHSRSIWPMMFGLAYCDMEMMHTGATYYDLDRFRIIFRPSPHQSNCMIVAGTLTNKMAHVLRKSVYDQMPEQRWVISMGSCANGGGYYHYSYAVVRGCDRIVPVDINISGCPPTAEALLXCLLQLQKKIDRCKDFLWWRTR from the exons ATGGCTCTTGTCACCCGAACCAGACCCACGTGGTGCCTCCCTCGACGACTACTTTTCGCGTCCCTCCGCAGCAATTCCACCGGCGCCACCGCTCCCCCTAGTTACTGTGCGCCGCCGTCGATGATAGCAAATTCTTCCCCTGTGGGCCACTCAAAGCCGGTAGAGTTCGTGATCTCGAAGGTGGACTCACTCTTGAATTGGGCCCACTCAAGGTCCATCTGGCCTATGATGTTTGGGTTGGCCTACTGCGACATGGAGATGATGCACACAGGCGCGACCTACTACGATCTGGACCGCTTTAGAATCATCTTTAGGCCTAGCCCGCATCAGTCCAATTGCATGATCGTTGCTGGAACACTCACCAACAAGATGGCCCATGTTCTTCGCAAGTCT GTTTATGATCAAATGCCTGAGCAAAGGTGGGTGATCTCAATGGGAAGTTGTGCTAATGGAGGTG GATATTACCACTATTCATACGCTGTTGTTAGAGGATGTGACAGAATAGTTCCTGTTGACATAAACATTTCAGGTTGTCCTCCAACTGCAGAGGCTTTGCTCTAGTGCCTCCTCCAGCTGCAGAAGAAGATCGATAGGTGCAAGGACTTCCTCTGGTGGCGGACCAGGTGA
- the LOC100814025 gene encoding NADH-quinone oxidoreductase subunit B 1, whose protein sequence is MALVTRIGLTWRLPQRLVSASLHSNSTGTTAPTSYCALPQPTANSSPVGLSKPAEFVISKVDSLLNWARTGSIWPMTFGLACCAVEMMHTGGARYDLDRFGIIFRPSPRQSDCMIVAGTLTNKMAPALRKVYDQMPEPRWVISMGSCANGGGYYHYSYAVVRGCDRIVPVDIYVPGCPPTAEALLYGLLQLQKKINRRKDFLWWWTR, encoded by the exons ATGGCTCTCGTCACCCGAATCGGACTCACGTGGCGCCTCCCTCAGCGGCTAGTTTCCGCGTCTCTCCACAGCAATTCCACTGGCACCACCGCTCCCACTAGTTACTGTGCGTTGCCGCAGCCAACAGCGAATTCTTCCCCCGTGGGCCTCTCGAAGCCGGCGGAATTCGTGATCTCGAAGGTGGACTCCCTCTTGAACTGGGCCCGCACAGGGTCCATCTGGCCCATGACGTTTGGGCTGGCCTGTTGCGCTGTGGAGATGATGCACACGGGCGGGGCCCGTTATGATCTAGACCGCTTTGGAATCATTTTTAGGCCTAGCCCGCGTCAATCCGATTGCATGATCGTTGCTGGCACACTCACCAACAAGATGGCCCCTGCTCTTCGCAA GGTTTATGATCAAATGCCTGAGCCAAGGTGGGTGATCTCAATGGGAAGCTGTGCTAATGGAGGTGGATATTACCACTATTCATACGCTGTTGTTAGAGGATGTGACAGAATAGTTCCTGTTGACATATACGTTCCAGGTTGTCCTCCAACTGCAGAGGCTTTGCTATATGGCCTCCTCCAGCTGCAGAAGAAGATCAATAGGCGCAAGGACTTCCTCTGGTGGTGGACCAGGTGA